AGTATTGGAGATATTCTATTTGCACGAACAGGGGCCAGTGTCGGCAAAAGCTATATTTATAGAAGTGTAGATGGAAAAGTTTATTTTGCAGGGTTCTTGATTAGAGTAAAAATCAAAGATACTTTTAATCCTGATTTTGTTTTTCAAAATACCCTTACTTCAAATTATGAGAGATTTATAAGTATCACGTCTATGCGTTCAGGACAACCTGGGGTCAATGCGCAGGAATACTCAAATTATGAAATCATGTTCCCTACCCTTCCCGAACAAGAAGCCATCGGCAGCTTCTTCTCCGACCTAGATCAGCTTATTACTCTTCATCAGCGTAAATTAGATGATGTTAAAGAATTGAAGAAGGCTTTGTTACAGAAAATGTTTCCGAAAGGGAATGGAAACGATTTTCCTGAGCTAAGATTCCCAGAATTTACGGACGCTTGGAAACAGCGTAAGTTGGGGGAGGTAGGAAGTACCTATACTGGATTATCTGGTAAAACTAAAGATGATTTTGGTCATGGAGATGGGCGCTTTGTCACCTATATGAATGTGTTTTCAAACTCTGTTAGTTCGGAAGATATGCTAGGATTAATAGAAATAGATGAAAAACAGAATCGAGTGCTTTGGGGAGATGTATTTTTTACGACTTCTTCTGAAACCCCTGAAGATGTTGGGTTATCATCCGTATGGTTGGGTCAGGCAGATAATATATACTTAAATAGTTTCTGTTTTGGATTTCGACCGAAGATAAAAATTAATCCATATTACCTTGCTTATATGCTCCGTTCTCCTATTGTGAGAAGGAAAATTGTATTTTTAGCTCAGGGTATCTCTAGGTATAATATTTCAAAAAATAAGCTAATGGAACTTGAAATTTCCCTCCCCGCCCTCCCCGAACAAGAAGTCATTGGTTCCTTCTTCTCCGACCTAGATCAGCTTATTACTCTTCATCAGCGTCAGTTG
The sequence above is a segment of the Streptococcus suis genome. Coding sequences within it:
- a CDS encoding restriction endonuclease subunit S, which codes for MTKEKSTVPRLRFPGFTDAWKQRKLGEVAISFDYGLNSAATEYDGENKYLRITDIDDDSREFNISNLTSPEINLFGLDEYRLSIGDILFARTGASVGKSYIYRSVDGKVYFAGFLIRVKIKDTFNPDFVFQNTLTSNYERFISITSMRSGQPGVNAQEYSNYEIMFPTLPEQEAIGSFFSDLDQLITLHQRKLDDVKELKKALLQKMFPKGNGNDFPELRFPEFTDAWKQRKLGEVGSTYTGLSGKTKDDFGHGDGRFVTYMNVFSNSVSSEDMLGLIEIDEKQNRVLWGDVFFTTSSETPEDVGLSSVWLGQADNIYLNSFCFGFRPKIKINPYYLAYMLRSPIVRRKIVFLAQGISRYNISKNKLMELEISLPALPEQEVIGSFFSDLDQLITLHQRQLDHLKLLKKALLQQMFI